The genomic region atttttaacaaagagTTAGTCCAAAAGCATACttagtttatactttataggTGATTTAAATTAATTTCATCTTTCATTAATAACATGTATGTgcgttttcttttcttcttttggaaaaattattagattaGTAGACTATTagaattaattatccaagtgtAAACTTAAAGGCATTATGTATCAGAGAGAACTCTCTATTATTAGAGGTGGCGAGAGGGACTCCGATTGAGAgagaactctctctctttctctctctctcttggagaACCCCTCTTTTGCCGTCCCTCTCctctttgtttttctaatttcaatttgtaaatgattattttttcaCGTGTTTTCATATGATAGGCACATGGTTTATGTTACTCAATTTAATAGAAGGTACTAATTTGACAGATGAGTAAAGTTCAAAGAGTAAATTGGTTAGGGGTGTAATAGCCACCACCAAAAATTCAAGGGGTGTTTTAGGATTTTTCGCAAAGGTTGTTTCTGAACCTTCGTGAGTGAAAGTGTGTCCATCACGAAGGTTAACACTATAGTCTAATCCTGAGAGTTGTTTGGCCAAGAAAACTAGTTCACCAAATTTTACTTCCGGTGACATGAATCAACTTTTATAGATAACTTTTTTGTGTGATTCTATAGcacttaaacacacacacacatatattatttCTAATTTACATTCTTGCTAATTATTTGAGATAGCTTTTGTTCTATCAAACTTGCTTATTCACTATTATATTTCCAACAATGTATATTGAGAACGAATTATATAATGGATTGAAGGATTTGATTATCAAAGGTGATACAACCCTAGCATTGACACTCTGGGAGAGTGATTGCACTATTTTAAACtaattattgtttcttttttgcttcATAATTTATCTGTATAAATATAATCAAGCTAGTATATTATATACTTCCAGTTGTCTATACCATTAAGTATCAAAAGAGAAGACTACCTCATGCACACATGGTTGCTTCTTTTTATCTTATGTTTGGTTACACTATTTATCACCAAGCCAAAACACTAACTGGTTTTTAATGTAGGCCTAGTTAGAACTCCAAATCTTTTATTTGATGataagaaattttaccaatttagGTAACTAGAACTTACATGTTTGGTTGCACTAAAGACTTCTAATGTGTTTGTTAgacctaaaatattttctgatcataaaatatatattttataacaaaCATTTTATAGTGCTTGACTCgtactgaaaatattttattttctagtgtttggttcaatggaaagaaaaacaaaaatcctataTAATACATCACACCCATGTACTGGTATATATCAAATATAGGCATACTTGTATACATCCAAAATTCACACATAATAAATCATGAAAGTTCATGTTCAAAATAAAGTGTTTTTGAAACATAAGCATTGATAATTATGACACTACCATACTAATATACAAAACCATAAATTTATCATAGTTCCATACCCGTGATATTACCATCCAAGTTCTAGTACATAACCATTTCAAAACGCTAAAATTGTTCCATAACCATCCAAATTCTTACATACATAACCATAATACTGCCATTAAAAACACATTTGTTCCATGACCAAAATCTAATGTTTTTCCCAAGAACATTGTTGCATATCCAAAACATGTAATATCCTGGGTTTCACCAATCCTTGAAGGCACCTAGGAGAATAACATGCCTTTGCCTTCTTTAGCAAAAAAAGTAAGCCCTCCTGTATAAGATCAACATACAAGAGAAACATGAATTCAGACATGAGCTTAGTACTTGAAGCTGAATATCAAGTAACATTAGTAGAAACATCATTGAGCTTAGTAATTCAACTTGAATATcaaataacattagtagaaaCATAATTAAAACCGTATACCTTCAAACATTTGCATGCAACTAGGTAAATTTAACTTTCTCTTAACTTATCCATTTTCATGTCTATAGATTGAGTTTCTTGCTCTGTTATAAAAATTCCTTGAGAAAATTAAAAGTTCTAGCTTTGGTTGTAGAATTGTAACCAGCCCTAAAAATGACAACTTCATGGTTGTTAGGATAGTCAAATTAAAGTTTAAGAATTCTCTTGAGTTCACTTAAACTTGATTAATTCCATTGTCATGGACTGATCACACAACAAAAAAGTAACATTGAATATATGAAGTTATGCAAACTAATGTGGCACTCATTTGGAAAACTCAGCAAAATTCATACCTAGCAATAGGGGGCACGACAATTTTCTTCATTCACACGAAAAATGACCACTTTGAAAGTCTTAGTGGGCTCAATCAATTCAAAGGCACAAACATCTCCTACTTCCAGATTATTGTCCTTTGCAAATTCTTTCCAACGACAGTTGAACCTACATTTTAGATTCTCATCAGTCCTTTTGCAAAACTCAACAGGCCAGTTACTCCCATCGGAAACGCAGAGGTTGACATCGCCATgcaatatatttgaatatttctTCACAAAGTCCTTTGGTATATTCTGttgaaaaaagataatgaagaaaaaaaaattaaggaaagaaTATTTCTTTTTCAGTGAAGAATGAAACTAAAAAGTTGGTAGCCCTGCTCTGAAAGAATGCATTGCTACCAAATTTCCTCTCTCTTAAATGTATATCATCATGCAAAGTGAACATTGTAGAACTTTTGATGATCAAGTAGCTATTAAATTGAAAGCTTACCAAATTCCGATCCAAGTACGATTGTTGAATGACAACCTTGAAATACGGATTTTTAGGTTTGAAAGCTCTTGCTTTCTGAAGTGCTCTAGCTGTTTCATTGTTGTTCAATGGCTGGATCATTCTAACAGTCGTAGAAATTCCTTTAGCGCCTTTTGCTGAAAAATTAAGTTCAACATGATTATGAAAACATAATAAACCAGGAACTTTGACTCAAACAGGATTATATGAAATTTGCATATTGGAAGTGATTGCAATTTTACCCCTTGAATTAGTTTTCATGATCTTGTGGGGTCGAAAATATGGTAATGGTGATTTATCCCTTGTTTTTGGGCTTGGTGGAAAGCTGCCTAAGAATTCAATAGCACTATAACTCTCAATATCTTCAATATTAGGAGCTATAAATTCATTATGAAGCTTGCCCTTCCCACCATGAGAAGTATTGAAATGATAGTCTATTTCTGTTGCACTCTCATCAAATATGAGTACAAAGAAGTGGGAATTTCCTTCGTATCGGAAAACTAAGAAGTGCCCCTGCTTTACTGAGTAGTACTTTGCAAATTCTGGCCAGCCCTTCTGTAACCAAACCTCACCATCACTTTCTGTCAATTCTACATTCCATTTTGCACCACTCGGAAGTTTAAGAAATGCAGAGTTTGACAGCCCCTGTCCATATTTCCTTGTAAAATTTCTAGGAATTCCCTGTGAAGAATGAGTCTATAATTAAGTTTTGCCCATAAAATACAATATGAAGTATTAAgcgcacacacatacacacacattgtTCTTAATAGGAAAAACGTGGTTTCTGTTTCTAAACAACAATATTTACAAAATTGGAGTAATGGTTGGTTGACTTGGTTCCATTCCACTATCCAAATAATTCTTGCATCTTAtctttattataataaaatgcAAATAAAAAGCTTCATTACTTTCTACTACTATACATTTATACTCCATATATCTTTGAGAACCAACCAAGTTATTCCACTATCTTATGGTTTGCATGAATATTTACTCTGCAActaacaatggaaaaaaaagaggggaaagGGGAGCAGGTATGAGGAATTCTTTatattcttctatttttattatttaaatccttgtaatgttggcaaacaaCGACCTTTTCTTTTAAgtccatttattttttaacatatttgcTCATGAGGGTCGGCAGCACGTTGAGGCCAGGGTTGTCACAGGGATCTCAGTTCTTTAACATATCGTCTCGCCTGCGTGGCCTCAAACGCAAGCCCTCAAGGTATCTCAGTTCTCTCCCTTATTCTCCATCTCATTtccgctctctctctctctctctccctctctctctggAACTGAAAAATCTGATTCATCATCGGATATTTTGAACTAAGTTCCGAATAGCGCATGCACAACAGTGACTAATATTGAATAGTTCTTTACTTGACTTTATCGGTTTGTCCTTCTGTGTATTgttaatgttttatattttttaacttcacCCACCCACAGTACGTTGACTCGTCTGACCTGTGAGTCTTTGACTTAGACTGAGGCTCTTATCTCTTGCCTTTTGTGTAATTGTGTGAGTGTATataattgtgtttttatttttattttttttaaggagcgTATGTAATTGTCTGGATTGGCTATTCCAGTGGGCGTTACAAGAAAGTGAACaagatattataaaaaaaaattatgcaataattttaaaatataaaaatttataaaaaaaaattataaacttttatgtatttgtattttttttgttattattgtcaatatataaaattttttttattaaattatataaatttatgttttttaaatacCACGTTGAAAAAATTTTCTAGAGCTGCTACTAGATCATGtacagttttttttaaagaaaaaaaaaggaaaaaaaaaacttcattttctcTATTTACAGTTATACTTAAAactaattttcattaaaaaaaaatccaaatggaCTCCTAATTTTAGCATAACAAATCTTCAATGGCCCAAAGTGCGAACAAAGTGATAGCTAGGAAGGCAAAACTAGAATAAATATATTTGGAGGTGAAAGAGGAACCATACTGctacctatgaagcacgggtgcgtttcgggattcgggtgcgggtgcgggagcgggtgcgggactcggcaatttttgaaaaagtagggtgcgggtgcggcggggtgcggcgattaaaaaattattaaaaatatttttatttatatttttaatatattgctaaacatacttttttcacattatataaatatataccaaatttaagagtaatggtaaataataactagaatacaaagagtaggagagagcctagctgaagagtgaaggtagagagtgggagagaggctcaagaaaaatgaagagggagagggttgggtcttggttttttttccaaacggtgcgtttgcaccttttctttttttttttttttcagccataCGAACCTGTcgttattgttgttttttttttttgaatttcggccggtatcggaaTATTTCGGCCGATTTCGGCCGATATCGAAATATTTCGCCGGTATCGGCCGATATCGGCCGGACCGATTTCAcccgattcgggccgaatcggcgcgatttcgcgcgcgtcggcccgaatcggcgccgtatcggcgcaaatcggcgcgaatcgcgccgaatcgcgccgaaaaaaatggttttttattgccggacgcggcacggacgcgcaggcagcggcgtcgcctgcgcgtcgccgcgtccggccgcgtccgacgcgggtgcggcggcccaaacgccgcacccgtgcttcatagactGCTACTAAACAGCTGCTTGTATCCAAAATTATATAGACTAAaaagtctttttctttatccttttctttttcaaagaataccaacccaaaaacttaaaaacaataataacattaaataataaaaggagttctttaaacaattttataaaattatattaaaaaaaataaaaaagaacaaaaccaCTACATCAACCCCTCTTGACCCAACCCGTCCCAAGGTACTTGCAATTTGCAAGTCGCAAAGCTCAAAATATGAGGTGAAAAATTACAAAGTTTAACAAGCTAGCTAGACTCTTTGGTTCTACATGTATATCACTGATTTTGGAGTTATTACCTAACATtagaattgtaaactttttcCCACACAAGAGAACAAGGTCATCATCTTACATTTGATCCAACTAGTTTAACAAAGTAGTAGTAACATCAAGTTCTTAAATCACACACGCACAAAGTGAGAGAGATGAATATACTTACAAGCTTCCCATCTCGTAGACAGTTGTTGAGAATGACCTTGAAAAAATGTGGAGCATTCGCCATTGCTGCTGCACTCTGTCAATGTCTCTAGCTATCTCTCGCCTTGTATAGTTCAAAAAAGGCTTCTTACTTTTGTATCTTGAGGTTGTGGGTAGTTCTTCTCACTTCTCACATATATAGTATATAGTAGCTGAACCCTTTTAGTAAAGCATTATTGTAATTAATGAGCTACCAAGTTCATGCTAGCTGCATGTGTTCTTAATGCCATTGCCAGTTATAGTTAGTGAAGAAGACGTACGCAGAGAAAGAGATCCGCGAAGAGTTCAAATTCAGTCAGGAGTCAGGAATTGCGTTTAATAGTGCACCGTCAGCATTTTACCAAAATATGAATACAATACAAGCACCCACAGCTTACCCTCCTCCTCAGTAGTCAGTCCTCACGTTCAAACTTCCACAGCTCCACCACACATGCCGCCACAAAAGCCGAACGGAGTCACTTCCGGAGCCAAAAAAACAGTGGTGAAGGGGAAAATTCAAGAAAAGTAAACCTGGCTGGCTGAGAAATCCAAGCACCGCCAACCCACTGGCACTGAGCCTAGCTAatttacaaacacaaaaattaagaCCCATCTCATTTTTAGTGCTCTTTTCTCAAAGAAGTCTATAACAGAACAAATTAAAACCCATCAGCTTGTTTCAAAAACTAGACAAAACCCAAATgacaaaatacataaattaaaacaaaaatgatgagGAAGATGGCCATGATACGGTGCTGGGTCCTTTGTTGGAGATACGATGGATGCAgcgttttttttgttttttttgtttcaggCCACCTTATAGAGTATAGACTCTCACTCGGCCTCTGATAAGTGACAGTAACTTTGAATGAGAGAGATGAGACGATTCTGGGCTTGAGAGTCACGGTTTGTGGCTCAGGTGATGGCGGAGTTATAAAGCTCCACCACGAATTCCGGTCCATGGTGATTCCGATGGTTTGTGAGGCGGACTGTGGGGGTGGAGAGGAGGGctggattttgatttttcattttatttaaacctGATATTGTGAGCTGGTATTGAGTGTGAATGCTTGTATTCATCTGTGTAAGCATTTAATGAAGGCTAATTATGATAACTCTTTAATGAAGCATTCACGCTCGGATGACATTAACTTTTCTAAAAAGATCTGACTAAGCATTTAATGGAGGCTACTTCTGATTActcttgtttggattttggtgTTTTCCTTACTCACCactaaaaaatgtataatatagTTGTTAATGTTGAGTTGGGTGGTTATGCTAGTAATTCTGGTACCATAATTAATTCTAtaattttgttacaattttgTTGCATGGTGACTCATGTGTGATGAAATCATGTACCTACATagatctattattttattttcattatttacaacttattagagcatccacagcagtggagttaaaaatttagcaatttagcttcaccaaaagttactttatctattttacctacacacatgctgcagcagtggatctattttagcttttaacacaataaaataatataaacatcacaataaaataatatatctaccacaataaaataatacatctcactacaataaaaacaccacaataaaaaggtaatgtgaacacaaaataaaaaattaatttttttttagctctcatgaaacagtgcacatctatctatagatgtgcactgtagcaatgagctaaaaaaatatagatttagctccactattgcatgcttctttttagtgttttggtgaagctaaaatagctatatagctatttagctccactgctgcaagtgctcttataTAGGTAAATTGtagttaaaattgtgaaaatggTTGTGGTAATAAATTTATTCGTGGTTGTGCTCTATAAATATACAATTATGAAACTATAGTTAATGCTATCAGATTGTAGTTTGATTCAGATGGTGGACTAGCTACAGGAGTAAAGAATTATAATTAATGAGCTGCCTGTCAGTTCCATGAGTACTAAATGCTAATTAGTaaaaacagagaaagagaaagagatatatGCCAAATATTACTGCAAAAGCCAGACTCTTTATCGGAATGGTATTGGTGCCATTAACTTTTTTCTAAACTTCTGCACGCTTTCCTCACATCTCATATAatgtagtactttttttttttttataaactcatATAATATAGTACTGTAATAAGCATTTCAGATACTCTTGATTCCTGTCCAATTTAAATACTACTATGACACGATCTGATCAGATCGTAccaaattaaatactactatgaCATGATCTGATCTAATTGTACCAAATTAAATCGGAAAAATTACAAATGGAAAAATCAAACTGATAGACTTAGTCACCGAATCAgattgattttttgaaatttccagatttttttGGCCCATGAGATTTTCTGCCatacgtttttttttcttcttttgattccTTTGACATCCATGTTGGTCTCTTTGATAATTATGGTTAGTCTTTGATGGAATGATGTATCTTGAATGATTTTTGTACGGAGTATTTAGAAATTTATGTCCTACTGATTTTCAACTGGTGTTCATTTATTATGCACTCcatttgtttgataaaatgtagCAATAATTACTagctttgtatttttgttttatttgaattttgattgttgagttttcaaacattattttgtgaaaatacttATTTGCTTGGCAATTTTCATGAATGGGTGTTGTGATGTCATTTGTGGTGGCATTGTTTAGCTGTTGGAGATTCTAGGCAAGGGGGTTTAGAAggggaaaaatgaaatatactATATCAAGCTTTGGCATGAATGAGGTTTATGTGAGAgcataactttttttataaaaaaattattatttacatgtgtttgaTAATTTTGCATAAATGGTGTTTGAAAAATGCTACTTGAAATGGTTTTAAGATGTTTGCATAGTATAAATTAAAATGCTAAACCTTGATGTTCAgccattaattatttttcatggAAGAATTGCTCGTTTTCATCTCTGCAATTtaaagattttttcttttagatgcAACTAAAGTTTGCAAGCTTACTtggaattttcagattttggttGATTCtttgtaataataattttttttttggtagtacaGTCACGCGATGCTTCTATTCTTTTGGGTttgttgaaaaagaaagaaacaatgaTGCTCTTGTATATGTTATCTATCAGATTTGTTACATGTTTATCACGGGAAGCATGCAAGACCAAATTATGCAGCATTTTTGGAGAGACATATTGATAGGGATCAAGTTATACACATCCATTTTGATAAGGAGATGAAGATGAAGTTTAATTCCCATGTATTTCAATATTAGTTTAGATTGGGTTTAATAAGCTCTAGCTATCTTATAGTGTTGGGTAGATTCTCATAGAATGCTTATTAATTGCTTGTAATGTTGATTTATATTCAGCCACGTGGAATAAATAATGTTTGATTAGTTTATTAACTTTTGTGAACCATTTTAAACACAAGATTTGAGCTCCTTTTGTGTAGACCCTTGTTATCATTTTGGTGTTACATAGTTGTTCCATTGTTGCGTGTTATGAACCATTTCAGTGAGTTATGGAAGTCAATTTAGTGTGATGTCTATCATGTAGGTGGAGTCATTTTCTAATTTAGTTAGGTCAATTTAACCAGTTGTGTTTATTGAGTCTCTCGTTTTCGAGTCCTAGTGTGTCAGTTATTAgctattttctttccttcattttAGTGGTTGTGATtccttgtttttcaaatttaaatgttGTAATTGCTGGTATAAAAACTTTTGTGTTGCAACCTAATTTCTTTTGTGTTAAAAGCAGCTCATTTTAGTGTTAAAACTAGCTAGTAATTCAAGTTGCATGATTGCTTgtaaattttacaattgttgcaaactttcatattatatttcttataaaCCATGTACAAAGAAATCTCCCAACTTTTATTACTTCTTCAAAAAGTATAAAGAAAATCAAGATCCCTTAACAAAATAGTgactaaggctgcgtttggttaaatgtaaaatattttccgagtgtaaaatattttccgagtgtaaaatattttccggtaaaaatgtttttgggaaaggaaaatatttttttagtgtttggtagcattttgaaaattgtattaaaaaatattttcaagtgtttggtaacattctgaaaaatacaaattttctactggtttctcacattttcttaatcattttctcaacttccaaacaaatttataatagaaattgcaagatataaactttttaaagaaacaaaaatcaaaataaaaccaTTAAACTTTCAAACTCGGTCAAACAAAGAAGgggaggaagaaagagtgagagattgagggaaagagagtGGTAGCGAGAGAGGTTGAAATCAGGTCAAGGCTTTGATTTGTGTTTGGCATTGACGATGAGCTTCAACGGCAATGAGAACGAGATGACAAGGCTCCAATCTCTGTTTGGCGGTGACGACAAGCTTCAGGCGGCGACTATGAGCCGGCGGTGGCAATGAGATTCTCCCAGGTTCAAGCTCTCTCTCTTCGGTTTCACTTTCCCTTCAagctcgctctctctctctctctctctctctctttctctctctctctctcatgtttgGTTTCAACCcgtaaaacttgatttgaagGTATGGGTTGGTTCATACGAGGGATGGGTCGATGGAGGTGGGTCGGTGAGGATGAGGGATGGGTCAGCAAAGGACAAGGACAAGAACAAGGGATGGGTCGACGAAGTGGCTTGCATGCGACGGCGGGGCCATGTGTCAAAGGGTGGTTCTGGGCATCATCGACAAGAATGGGCTTGAACAAGGACGACAATCTAACCAACGAGGATGTGCTTGGATTCTTCAGGTGGAGTGTGCTTAAgctctctttcactctctctcttcaggTGTGTATTTTTCGGAAATTCGTTGAAGGTTAAATAAGAATGGAAATGGTTTTACGGCTGAGAAGGATTATTTTATAGTTAACACATATTTGAATTTCTGTTTGACCGAATTTTCTGTAGCTACCAAACACACAAgagggtgtaaaataatttactaagAGTGTTTTCactcgaaacaaacgcagcatAAGGGATCACTTGGCCAAGACCAAATATTTATTGGGGCAAATAGTTAATAGAGACAAAGGGAGCAACAATTGAGAGAAAAAACACATCATTCTTATAGAAAACAATTGCTTACTataattcaattagatttctctAGAATAATATTACAATCAATTATTACAAGTATAATCATTTACTTCTCAAGGTCACAAATGATATTAGACAATTGAACAAATCAGCCATTGGAAACCAACAACCTTGGACAACCATGCAGTGCAGAAAGTAACTCTCATCATTTGGCATATAACGACCTCCATTCCCTTCTACCAATTTTATATGATTGCACATCAACAAATTGCAAAAGTAGCTTAAACTTGGCCCCTTCGTCCCTCTACACTAGAATAAGAAACCATATCAAGCTCTCTTGTTGTTAACAATTGAAAAGcacatttttgttttgttttttttttttttttgcaacttgaAGCACATTACTACAACTTGGACCCAAAGATTTACAATCACATATTTTGGCACATTTCTCAATACGACGAATCTCTCTCAAGACTGCACaacatacaaataaaatatcttAACATCACTTCAAAGTttctaacaaatatttttacaaacaccTTCAGTGCATTTCACAACTCAAACCACAATAGAAACATAGGGAATGAGAAAAAATTGATCCATTGTGACAAAATTCAAACTGAGAAATTAGTATCAAGCTAAGAATCATAGCTCTTTTTCAGTAAAAGAAGCTAAAAGGAGTAAGAAATGTATGATCTTAGgcaaataaatcataaaaagagaaaaaaaggggggaaatcATAGATTTGGTATCAACATTTCCTAAATGTCAAATCCAATAGATTCAAATCCAATGCTAAAACAGCTTAGGGCAGCTAGCAGGCCACTTAATGCAgttaacaaataaatagtttttttttagtgctATTTTGAATACAAAATCATAGCTTTTATGAGAATAATTTGTCTACTGTCTGTCTGAGATAAGTTCTCAATGATAACACACTAGCTCGAAAATCCAATTTCCATACACATAACATCACAGTTTTAGTATCACATTaacataaaaatccaaaaagaaaaagaaggcaaaATACAAAGAGATAAACTAAAACTCTATGAAGCATTTCAACAAACACCTTCAGCAACAATAACATAGGACTCAAAGGccacagcaacagcaacagcaacaataAAGAAGCAAGGCAATAACAAAGATCAAagcaaaggaagaaaaaaaaaaaaagaaaaaaaaagaaaaaggtagaaTTTACCCTTTACATAAACAGATTTTAAGATCTGCACTCAACTACTTCATGTGTTTACACTAATTTAAGCACGCTCAAGAACACAAATTTCACTCACTCAATAACTCACGCACAAAATGACATGTATTTACACAATAAAACAGACTCATATCAAAACCCATTTTGACATCAACCCACGTCTGTAAAGTGTAAACCCCTATCCAACCACTGTTCATTTGAAACCCAAAAATACAAACCAAAGCTATAACCACAACACATATCTAACACACGTAAGCTCACCATCAAACAAATATCGAATCACAGCACATTCAGCCATACCCAAAACCCCCattttcaaacccaaaaatcatacAACCCTAgtaatcaaaataattaaaactgaaacaaaaagaaaaataaaagagaaaataaatttgagagggagagaggaaaaCTCAGTAGCCACCAGTGGTGGTGACACTGATAATAAGCACCGCCAACGGCAGTGGTGTGGGTGcaatgagaagagagagagctacaagaaaactttgaaaaaggaaaagattagACCAGGAAGCATCACCGGTGGTGGTAGTGTGGGACGAGCTGAAGCCCACTGAGATTCGGCCATAGATTAACAGTCTtcgagagatttttttttcttttttctgaaatgaaaagagaagagaTAGGAGAGAAATTAAAGCACGTGGATTGCCAGCATGGGATATGACGT from Castanea sativa cultivar Marrone di Chiusa Pesio chromosome 11, ASM4071231v1 harbors:
- the LOC142614726 gene encoding B3 domain-containing transcription factor VRN1-like, with translation MANAPHFFKVILNNCLRDGKLGIPRNFTRKYGQGLSNSAFLKLPSGAKWNVELTESDGEVWLQKGWPEFAKYYSVKQGHFLVFRYEGNSHFFVLIFDESATEIDYHFNTSHGGKGKLHNEFIAPNIEDIESYSAIEFLGSFPPSPKTRDKSPLPYFRPHKIMKTNSRAKGAKGISTTVRMIQPLNNNETARALQKARAFKPKNPYFKVVIQQSYLDRNLNIPKDFVKKYSNILHGDVNLCVSDGSNWPVEFCKRTDENLKCRFNCRWKEFAKDNNLEVGDVCAFELIEPTKTFKVVIFRVNEENCRAPYC